From Pandoraea vervacti, the proteins below share one genomic window:
- the folP gene encoding dihydropteroate synthase yields MGILNVTPDSFSDGGKFVARDAALRHAEQLLADGVDILDIGGESTRPGAEALPEDAELARVVPIVEALRNCGVPLSVDTYKPGVMRAVLAAGADMINDIWGFQQPGAIDAVRDSEAALCIMHMLHDPKTMQDAPIYTDVVTEVAAFLDGRVDAMLCAGVAPSRLYLDPGFGFGKNLAHNLALLKHLRVLSRDGLPLLVGMSRKRMLGEITGRQTPQDRRVASVAAAMCAAERGAAIVRVHDVAETVDALKVWQAVREAD; encoded by the coding sequence ATGGGTATCCTCAACGTGACGCCCGACTCGTTTTCCGATGGCGGCAAGTTCGTGGCGCGCGACGCGGCGCTGCGCCATGCCGAACAATTGCTGGCCGACGGCGTCGACATTCTGGACATCGGCGGCGAATCGACCCGTCCGGGCGCCGAAGCCCTGCCGGAAGACGCTGAACTCGCGCGCGTGGTGCCGATCGTCGAAGCGCTTCGGAACTGCGGCGTGCCGCTCTCCGTAGACACCTACAAGCCCGGCGTAATGCGCGCCGTGTTGGCCGCGGGTGCCGATATGATCAACGACATCTGGGGATTCCAGCAGCCGGGCGCGATCGATGCCGTGCGAGACAGCGAAGCGGCGCTGTGCATCATGCACATGCTGCACGACCCGAAAACCATGCAGGACGCCCCGATCTACACGGACGTCGTCACCGAAGTCGCCGCATTTCTCGACGGCCGCGTGGACGCCATGCTCTGCGCCGGTGTGGCGCCCTCGCGTCTTTATCTCGATCCGGGATTCGGTTTTGGCAAGAATCTCGCTCATAATCTCGCCTTGCTCAAGCATTTGCGAGTGCTGTCGCGTGACGGTCTGCCGTTGTTGGTCGGCATGTCGCGCAAGCGGATGCTGGGCGAGATCACCGGTCGTCAGACGCCGCAGGATCGCCGGGTGGCAAGTGTTGCAGCCGCCATGTGCGCCGCCGAACGGGGCGCGGCGATCGTGCGGGTGCACGACGTCGCGGAAACCGTCGATGCCCTCAAGGTCTGGCAGGCGGTGCGCGAGGCCGACTGA
- the glmM gene encoding phosphoglucosamine mutase has translation MKRRYFGTDGIRGTVGESPITPEFVLRLGYAAGRVLAGNQTLGRPTVLIGKDTRVSGYMLEAALEAGFAAAGVDTMLAGPMPTPAVAYLTRALRLAAGVVISASHNPYHDNGIKFFSADGNKLPDQTELAIEAELDNPMTCVRSEQLGKARRLDDAAGRYIEFCKSTFPNDFDLRGMKIVVDCANGAAYHIAPHVFHELGAEVIAIGNQPNGFNINEDCGATAPDALMRAVRANHADLGVALDGDADRLQIVDSAGRLYNGDELLYLLVKDRLSNGGVPGAVGTLMTNMAVEVALKELGVPFVRAKVGDRYVLEQLHKHGWQIGAEGSGHILCLDKHTTGDGIVSALQVLAAIRRADSKPLARLLEGVRLFPQHMINVRTPAGYDWQADARLAAEREIVESKLGDSGRVLIRASGTEPVLRVMVEARDESQASGFAQHLANVVKAAA, from the coding sequence ATGAAACGACGCTATTTTGGGACCGATGGAATTCGCGGCACGGTGGGCGAGAGCCCGATTACGCCGGAGTTCGTGCTGCGCCTGGGCTACGCGGCAGGGCGCGTATTGGCGGGTAACCAGACGCTGGGGCGTCCCACGGTACTGATCGGCAAGGACACGCGTGTCTCCGGTTACATGCTCGAAGCCGCGCTGGAAGCCGGCTTCGCCGCGGCGGGCGTGGACACCATGCTGGCCGGCCCGATGCCCACACCCGCTGTCGCTTACCTGACCCGGGCGCTTCGTCTGGCGGCCGGTGTCGTGATCAGTGCATCGCACAACCCGTATCACGACAACGGTATCAAGTTCTTTTCGGCGGACGGCAACAAGCTGCCGGACCAGACCGAGCTCGCCATCGAGGCCGAACTGGACAACCCGATGACCTGCGTGCGCTCCGAGCAACTCGGCAAGGCGCGCCGTCTGGATGACGCCGCCGGTCGCTACATCGAGTTCTGCAAGAGCACGTTCCCGAACGATTTCGATCTGCGTGGCATGAAGATCGTGGTCGATTGCGCCAACGGCGCGGCGTATCACATCGCGCCGCACGTGTTCCACGAACTCGGCGCGGAAGTCATCGCCATCGGCAACCAGCCGAATGGATTCAACATCAACGAAGACTGCGGCGCCACCGCCCCCGACGCGCTCATGCGCGCGGTGCGGGCGAACCATGCGGATCTCGGCGTGGCGCTCGATGGTGACGCCGACCGTCTGCAAATCGTGGACAGCGCGGGCCGTCTCTACAACGGCGACGAACTGCTGTATCTCCTGGTGAAGGATCGCCTGAGCAATGGCGGCGTACCGGGTGCCGTGGGCACGCTCATGACCAACATGGCCGTCGAAGTGGCGCTCAAGGAACTGGGTGTCCCGTTCGTGCGCGCCAAAGTCGGCGATCGCTACGTGCTGGAGCAGTTGCACAAGCACGGATGGCAGATCGGGGCGGAAGGCTCCGGGCATATTCTGTGTCTGGACAAGCACACGACGGGCGACGGCATCGTCTCGGCCCTCCAGGTGCTCGCGGCTATCCGCCGTGCGGACAGCAAACCGCTCGCCAGGCTGCTCGAGGGCGTGCGTCTGTTCCCGCAGCACATGATCAATGTGCGCACGCCCGCCGGGTACGACTGGCAGGCTGATGCACGTCTGGCGGCCGAGCGCGAGATCGTCGAGTCCAAGCTGGGCGATTCGGGCCGCGTACTGATTCGCGCGTCGGGCACCGAGCCGGTGCTGCGGGTGATGGTCGAAGCGCGCGACGAGTCGCAGGCTTCCGGGTTTGCCCAACATCTGGCTAACGTGGTAAAAGCAGCGGCTTGA